A genomic stretch from Sulfurihydrogenibium azorense Az-Fu1 includes:
- the hypF gene encoding carbamoyltransferase HypF, whose translation MIKRAVIKLTGAVQGVGFRPFVYNLAKRYGLRGFILNDGKGVIIEVEGEEKVIKDFILSIHNEKPRLANIFSQSVEFFEELKNYENFKILESNSNTEKNVFILPDISTCDECLRELYDPSDRRYMYPFINCTNCGPRFSIIEKLPYDRENTTMKKFKMCPECEKEYTDPSNRRFHAQPNACPVCGPEISLYTKDKQLIAKSLEAIEILRSLILEGKIVAVKGIGGFHLVCDATDDTAVSTLRERKKRFEKPFAVMFKDLETVKVYGDPSNFDEILINSAEKPIVLIKKKENTDLSEKVAPGIDRIGVFLPYSPLHHLLLKIVGKPLVMTSANLSDEPIVKDNEEAFEKLSDFTDYILIHNREIKNRVDDSVVFSVKDKMFFIRRSRGYAPLPVKLPFRLKNKVLAVGGHQKVTIALGIDDKAYISQHIGDLETLSSQQNFEEVISRFFELYDFFPGVVVSDLHPFYYSTKWAKEFTSKHNLKLLQVQHHYAHALSLMVDNHFQNGKILAICWDGTGYGTDGNLWGGEFLVCDYTGFNRVFHFDYFKLLGGEIAVKEPRRVALSILFKIFGKDALSLKLPPLKEFSEKQIESFYTIWEKGLKSPLSSSVGRLFDAVASLLNIRQTLSYEGQTGMIMEKFYDYTVKDHYSYEIENGLINYDSTFVDLIYDKSEVPIKVSRFINTLIKIILDVSKEFDLPVGFSGGVFQNKVLLNLLMEEDIKKKFLYHKNVPPNDGGISLGQVIHNQFL comes from the coding sequence TTGATTAAGAGGGCTGTTATAAAACTTACTGGAGCTGTTCAAGGAGTAGGTTTTAGACCTTTTGTTTACAACTTGGCTAAAAGGTATGGATTAAGGGGGTTTATACTGAATGACGGTAAAGGTGTAATTATTGAGGTAGAAGGAGAGGAAAAGGTTATAAAAGATTTTATTCTCTCTATACATAATGAAAAACCAAGACTTGCCAACATATTCTCCCAATCTGTAGAATTTTTTGAAGAATTAAAAAATTACGAAAACTTTAAAATTTTAGAAAGTAATTCTAATACTGAAAAAAACGTTTTTATACTTCCAGATATATCCACGTGTGATGAATGTTTAAGAGAATTGTACGACCCATCAGATAGAAGATACATGTATCCTTTTATAAACTGTACAAACTGTGGTCCCAGATTTTCAATTATAGAAAAGCTCCCTTATGATAGAGAAAACACCACAATGAAAAAGTTTAAAATGTGTCCTGAATGTGAAAAAGAGTACACAGACCCATCAAATAGAAGGTTTCACGCTCAACCAAATGCCTGTCCTGTGTGCGGTCCTGAAATTTCCCTTTATACAAAGGATAAGCAACTTATAGCAAAGTCGTTAGAGGCTATAGAAATACTAAGAAGTTTAATCCTTGAAGGGAAAATAGTTGCAGTTAAAGGTATAGGCGGATTCCATCTCGTGTGTGATGCTACAGATGACACAGCTGTCTCTACATTGAGAGAAAGAAAAAAAAGATTTGAAAAACCATTTGCAGTAATGTTTAAAGATTTAGAAACTGTAAAAGTATACGGAGATCCTTCTAATTTTGATGAAATTTTAATAAATTCTGCAGAAAAACCGATAGTCTTAATAAAAAAGAAAGAAAATACTGATTTATCAGAGAAAGTTGCTCCTGGTATAGATAGAATAGGTGTTTTTTTACCTTACTCTCCCCTCCATCATCTACTTTTAAAAATCGTAGGTAAGCCTCTTGTAATGACTTCTGCAAATCTTTCTGATGAACCTATTGTAAAAGATAACGAAGAAGCCTTTGAGAAACTTTCAGATTTTACGGACTACATTCTTATTCACAACAGAGAGATAAAAAACAGAGTAGATGATTCTGTAGTTTTTTCCGTTAAAGATAAAATGTTTTTTATACGTAGGAGTAGAGGATACGCACCCCTTCCAGTTAAATTGCCCTTTAGACTTAAAAATAAAGTTTTAGCAGTAGGAGGACACCAAAAAGTAACTATAGCCTTAGGAATAGATGATAAAGCCTATATATCCCAACATATAGGTGACTTAGAAACATTATCTTCTCAGCAAAATTTTGAAGAGGTTATAAGTAGATTCTTTGAGTTGTACGATTTTTTCCCCGGTGTTGTAGTGTCGGACTTACATCCTTTTTACTACTCGACAAAATGGGCAAAAGAATTTACATCTAAACACAATTTAAAGCTACTACAAGTTCAACACCATTATGCCCATGCTTTATCTCTCATGGTTGATAACCATTTTCAAAATGGGAAAATACTTGCTATTTGTTGGGATGGGACAGGATACGGGACTGATGGCAACCTCTGGGGAGGAGAGTTCTTGGTCTGTGATTACACAGGGTTTAATAGAGTATTTCATTTTGACTACTTCAAACTGTTAGGTGGAGAGATAGCAGTAAAAGAACCACGAAGAGTAGCACTATCAATCCTGTTTAAAATTTTTGGAAAAGATGCTTTAAGTTTAAAACTACCACCCTTAAAAGAATTTTCTGAAAAACAGATAGAAAGCTTTTACACTATATGGGAAAAAGGATTAAAAAGCCCATTATCTTCCTCTGTTGGAAGACTTTTTGATGCTGTGGCATCATTGTTAAATATACGCCAGACTTTGTCTTACGAAGGACAGACTGGTATGATAATGGAAAAGTTTTACGATTATACTGTAAAAGACCATTACTCATACGAAATAGAGAACGGATTAATAAATTACGATAGTACTTTTGTAGATTTAATATACGACAAAAGTGAAGTACCTATAAAAGTTTCAAGATTTATAAATACACTTATCAAGATTATTTTAGATGTTTCAAAAGAGTTTGACCTGCCAGTAGGATTTTCAGGGGGAGTTTTTCAAAATAAAGTTTTGTTAAATCTTTTGATGGAAGAAGATATTAAGAAGAAATTTCTCTATCATAAAAACGTACCTCCTAACGATGGAGGAATATCTTTAGGTCAAGTTATACATAATCAATTCTTATAA
- a CDS encoding CvpA family protein, translating to MLDFILVLAFLYFLLLGIYRGFLNLVFKFVGFFSGIFIGIAFYKPFSSILSSIFSASSSVVNFLSFLLIILAVVGFSLIIEKMLKRFIYKKKYVKLGDRVLGGVLGIFVFITCILFLANLKEKNEIANTLLSKSQIVSFISKSNYKN from the coding sequence ATGCTCGACTTTATACTTGTTTTAGCTTTTTTATACTTTCTACTACTTGGCATTTACAGAGGATTTTTAAACCTTGTTTTTAAATTTGTTGGATTTTTTAGCGGTATCTTTATAGGTATTGCTTTTTACAAACCTTTTAGTAGTATACTTTCTTCAATTTTTTCTGCAAGTTCATCTGTAGTAAACTTTCTATCATTTTTACTGATTATCCTTGCTGTAGTAGGCTTTAGTTTAATAATTGAAAAAATGTTAAAAAGATTTATTTACAAGAAAAAGTATGTTAAGTTAGGAGATAGAGTTTTAGGTGGCGTTTTAGGGATTTTCGTTTTTATCACCTGTATTTTATTTTTAGCTAACTTAAAAGAGAAAAACGAAATTGCAAACACTCTTTTATCCAAATCTCAAATCGTTTCATTTATCTCTAAAAGTAATTATAAGAATTGA
- a CDS encoding GatB/YqeY domain-containing protein, producing the protein MAELFKKLQEEMKAAMKSGDKDRLSTIRMLISEIKKVQIDSKKELSDEEIVSILQKYVKQRKEAYQQYLQAGREDLANKELKEIEVVQEFLPQPLSEEEISKIVEETIKEVGVTSVKDMGKVIKAVMEKVKGRAEGAVVSKIVKEKLS; encoded by the coding sequence ATGGCTGAACTTTTCAAGAAGCTCCAAGAAGAGATGAAAGCCGCAATGAAAAGTGGCGATAAAGATAGATTATCTACTATCCGAATGTTAATCTCTGAAATCAAAAAAGTTCAGATAGATTCAAAAAAAGAACTTTCTGATGAAGAGATTGTCTCAATTCTTCAAAAGTACGTAAAACAAAGAAAAGAAGCTTACCAACAGTACTTACAAGCTGGGAGAGAAGATTTAGCAAATAAAGAACTTAAAGAGATAGAAGTAGTACAAGAGTTTTTACCTCAACCTCTTTCAGAAGAAGAAATCAGTAAAATAGTTGAGGAAACAATCAAAGAAGTTGGTGTAACTTCTGTTAAAGATATGGGAAAAGTTATTAAAGCTGTGATGGAAAAAGTTAAAGGAAGAGCTGAAGGAGCTGTCGTAAGTAAAATAGTTAAAGAAAAGTTAAGTTAA
- the rpsU gene encoding 30S ribosomal protein S21 has protein sequence MATVLVEGDFEKALKKFKKIVEKEGILTEYKRKEFYEKPSVKRKRKERAARKRLIKALKKKGLL, from the coding sequence ATGGCGACGGTTTTAGTAGAAGGAGATTTTGAAAAAGCATTAAAGAAGTTTAAAAAGATAGTTGAAAAAGAAGGTATTTTAACAGAGTATAAAAGAAAGGAGTTTTACGAAAAACCATCTGTTAAAAGAAAAAGAAAAGAAAGAGCTGCAAGAAAAAGATTAATAAAGGCACTAAAGAAAAAAGGGTTGCTATAA
- a CDS encoding branched-chain amino acid transaminase: MAIVYFENKFVEEEEAKISIKTNSFHYGTAVFEGIRAYYNKENDTMYGLFFKEHYERLFKNMRILNMEIEESIDQLVEITKELVKRNNHKEDVYIRPIVYFSDLAIGPKLIGYTAKIAIYTLPLGDYIDTNKGIKAKVSSWVRLNDNMIPPRLKVTGAYVNSALAKTEALLSGAEEAIVLNKDGFVSEGSAENIFIARDGKLITPPVSDDILEGITRKAVMDIATDLGIPVIERSISRTELYVADEVFFCGTGAQISPVIEIDGRKIGNGTVGDITKKIKDIYFDAVRGKVEKYKNWVVEIK; the protein is encoded by the coding sequence ATGGCTATAGTTTACTTTGAAAATAAATTTGTAGAAGAAGAAGAGGCAAAGATTAGTATCAAAACAAACTCTTTTCACTATGGAACAGCTGTATTTGAAGGAATAAGAGCTTACTACAACAAAGAAAATGATACCATGTACGGTCTATTTTTTAAAGAGCATTACGAAAGACTTTTTAAAAATATGAGAATACTAAATATGGAGATTGAAGAAAGTATAGACCAGTTAGTAGAGATAACTAAGGAGTTAGTAAAAAGAAATAACCATAAAGAAGATGTTTATATCAGACCAATCGTTTACTTTTCAGACCTTGCAATAGGTCCAAAGTTAATCGGTTATACTGCAAAGATTGCTATATACACACTTCCACTTGGAGATTACATAGACACAAACAAAGGTATTAAAGCAAAAGTCTCATCTTGGGTTAGACTTAACGATAATATGATTCCACCAAGGTTAAAAGTTACAGGTGCTTACGTAAACAGTGCTCTTGCAAAAACAGAAGCTTTACTATCAGGTGCAGAGGAAGCTATTGTATTGAATAAAGATGGTTTTGTATCTGAAGGAAGTGCAGAAAATATATTTATAGCAAGGGATGGAAAACTTATAACTCCTCCTGTTAGCGATGATATTCTTGAAGGTATAACAAGAAAAGCTGTTATGGACATTGCAACTGATTTAGGAATACCTGTAATAGAGAGAAGTATTTCAAGAACTGAGCTTTACGTAGCAGATGAGGTATTCTTCTGTGGGACAGGAGCTCAAATATCACCAGTTATAGAGATAGACGGTAGAAAAATAGGTAACGGCACTGTAGGAGATATAACCAAAAAGATAAAAGATATTTACTTTGACGCAGTAAGAGGAAAAGTAGAAAAATATAAAAATTGGGTCGTTGAGATAAAGTGA
- the dnaA gene encoding chromosomal replication initiator protein DnaA, with the protein MESKEIFKNKIWMNVLADLKEKVDENTYSLLSGLDYVELKENSLYIYTPDNVYKTWILADLLEDITLSAKKVIGQDVNIQVISLKEIKKEEQKREDENFYGYLTLNPKFTFKNLVIGNHNKVAYQSCIAVAENPGKIFNPLFIYGDVGLGKTHMLHATAYHLLKRNQNAKIIYTTADTFASEMFSYIQKGMILEFRKRYKDVDLLLMDDIQFLVGKERTQIEFYHIFNILYTAGKQIILSSDQPPNSLKGIEKRLISRFNSGLIVEITKPDLETKVNIINKKASEYGIEIPREVAIFLGKIVNSSVRELEGAVKRLKAYCDIMGKPLNLEVAKTVLKDVVELQEIKSISVDSIIDEVCSYFKIDKKDLLSDKKNKNLVMARQIAMYLSKTLTEEPLSSLSTYFKKKNHSTIISACNKVEETMNKDRKFKLIVDFLKDKLIAS; encoded by the coding sequence ATGGAAAGCAAGGAAATCTTTAAAAACAAAATATGGATGAATGTCCTTGCCGATTTAAAAGAGAAAGTAGATGAAAACACATATTCACTACTTTCCGGATTAGACTATGTAGAACTCAAAGAAAACAGCTTATATATATATACTCCAGACAATGTATACAAAACTTGGATTTTAGCAGATTTATTAGAGGATATAACTTTATCCGCCAAAAAAGTTATAGGACAAGACGTTAATATACAAGTTATTTCATTAAAAGAGATAAAAAAAGAAGAACAAAAACGAGAGGATGAAAACTTCTACGGATACTTAACTTTAAATCCAAAATTCACATTTAAAAACTTAGTTATAGGTAATCACAACAAAGTAGCATACCAGTCATGTATAGCTGTAGCAGAAAATCCTGGAAAAATATTTAACCCACTTTTTATTTATGGAGACGTTGGTCTTGGAAAAACTCATATGTTACATGCTACTGCGTACCATCTACTAAAAAGAAATCAAAACGCAAAGATAATATACACAACAGCAGACACTTTTGCATCTGAGATGTTTTCTTACATTCAAAAAGGAATGATTTTAGAGTTTAGAAAGAGATACAAGGACGTAGATTTACTACTAATGGACGATATTCAATTCTTAGTTGGTAAAGAAAGAACTCAGATAGAGTTCTATCACATATTTAACATACTCTACACCGCAGGAAAACAGATTATACTATCATCAGACCAACCGCCAAATAGCCTTAAAGGTATAGAAAAAAGATTAATAAGTAGGTTTAACAGTGGCTTAATTGTAGAAATAACAAAGCCAGATTTAGAAACAAAAGTGAATATAATAAATAAAAAAGCCAGTGAGTACGGCATAGAAATACCTAGAGAAGTTGCTATCTTCTTAGGTAAGATAGTCAATTCAAGTGTTAGGGAACTTGAAGGAGCTGTTAAAAGATTGAAAGCATACTGTGATATAATGGGTAAACCACTAAACCTTGAAGTGGCAAAAACAGTTTTAAAAGATGTTGTAGAACTTCAAGAGATTAAATCTATTTCTGTGGATAGTATTATAGATGAAGTTTGCAGCTACTTTAAAATTGATAAAAAAGACTTACTCAGTGATAAAAAAAACAAAAATCTTGTTATGGCAAGACAGATAGCTATGTATCTATCAAAAACACTAACAGAAGAACCTTTATCTTCACTGTCCACATACTTTAAAAAGAAAAACCACTCAACTATCATCAGTGCTTGTAATAAAGTAGAAGAGACAATGAATAAAGATAGAAAGTTTAAATTAATAGTTGATTTTCTAAAAGATAAACTTATTGCATCATAA
- a CDS encoding DUF2103 domain-containing protein — MKYRKKGIKREHSIIEDFEKDLQTLVEEGLIKSAIPGRIYTSPKAQSGKKIITYQYDTETGAKLLMKKGSTVQEVFVITERRQELKEYLKINYII; from the coding sequence GGTATTAAAAGAGAACATTCAATAATAGAAGATTTTGAAAAAGACCTACAGACCCTCGTTGAAGAGGGTCTTATAAAATCAGCAATTCCAGGTAGAATATACACAAGCCCAAAAGCACAAAGTGGTAAAAAGATAATAACTTACCAGTACGACACAGAAACAGGTGCAAAACTACTCATGAAGAAAGGTTCAACAGTTCAGGAAGTATTTGTAATTACAGAGAGAAGGCAAGAACTAAAAGAATATCTAAAGATCAACTATATTATATAA